A genomic window from Lotus japonicus ecotype B-129 chromosome 1, LjGifu_v1.2 includes:
- the LOC130730201 gene encoding pentatricopeptide repeat-containing protein At2g36240 produces the protein MKKKLLQPITKPAVSSLLNPFLPPPPEAVASLPPPPTLTLTPTPHYDRFLHFLSNHLSPPFTADTLVHFLKSKLHHHPSFTHYDFHIFTWASSLPTFRHTHSSFEWMARTLAVTQRFPHLRTLLTFIASNPCPCSPAIFSCPRTEPIFRFAIHAFCNASKLDDALFAFRSMRRLIDGRPHVSVCNILIHGFVKSGRHDKALEFYNEMVRDRVKPDVFTFNILISSYCKNSQFGLALEMFKEMKKMGCDPNVVTFNTLIKGLFREGRVEEGIGMAHEMIELGCQFSIVTCEILVHGLCKGGRVLQACEILADFSKRGVLPKEYDYFDLVEALCWEGNVDRALELIYELWDRANVPSLIACTVMVDGLRRSGKTREARRLVEKMLTEGMVLDVVTFNGVLQDICNKQRTEEANNLRLLATSKGLEPDCMTYEILVTGYAGEGSQKEGELVVDEMLDRGFIPDLASYNRLMDELSKRQRSACLRLNKFGR, from the coding sequence ATGAAGAAGAAGTTACTGCAACCAATCACAAAACCAGCGGTTTCTTCACTCCTCAACCCTTTCCTCCCACCGCCACCAGAAGCAGTGGcatctcttcctcctcctccaactctcactctcactcccACCCCTCACTACGACCGTTTCCTCCACTTCCTCAGCaaccacctctctccacctttCACCGCCGACACCCTCGTCCACTTCCTCAAATCGAAgctccaccaccacccttccTTCACCCACTACGACTTCCACATCTTCACCTGGGCCTCTTCCCTCCCCACCTTCCGCCACACCCACTCCTCCTTCGAATGGATGGCCCGCACCCTCGCCGTCACCCAGCGTTTCCCCCACCTCCGCACCCTCCTCACCTTCATCGCCTCCAACCCTTGCCCCTGCTCCCCCGCCATCTTCTCTTGCCCCAGAACCGAACCCATCTTCCGTTTCGCCATTCACGCTTTCTGCAATGCCTCCAAGCTCGACGACGCCCTCTTCGCCTTTCGCTCAATGCGGAGGTTGATCGATGGCAGGCCACATGTCTCCGTCTGCAACATTCTGATTCACGGGTTTGTCAAATCCGGTAGGCACGATAAAGCTCTTGAGTTTTACAATGAGATGGTTAGAGATAGGGTGAAGCCTGATGTTTTTACTTTCAATATCTTGATCAGTAGTTATTGTAAGAATTCGCAGTTCGGATTGGCCTTGGAGATGTTTAaggagatgaagaaaatggGGTGTGATCCAAATGTGGTTACTTTCAATACTTTGATTAAGGGGTTGTTTAGGGAGGGAAGGGTTGAGGAAGGGATTGGGATGGCTCATGAGATGATTGAATTGGGGTGTCAATTTTCCATTGTCACTTGTGAGATTTTGGTTCATGGGCTTTGTAAGGGAGGAAGGGTTTTGCAGGCGTGTGAAATATTGGCGGATTTTTCCAAGAGGGGGGTTTTGCCGAAAGAGTATGATTATTTTGATTTGGTGGAAGCTTTGTGTTGGGAAGGAAATGTTGATAGAGCCTTGGAGCTTATTTATGAGTTGTGGGATAGAGCAAATGTTCCGAGTTTGATTGCTTGTACTGTGATGGTTGATGGTTTGAGAAGGTCGGGGAAGACTAGAGAAGCTCGGAGATTGGTGGAAAAAATGCTTACAGAGGGTATGGTACTGGATGTTGTGACTTTCAATGGTGTCCTTCAAGATATTTGTAACAAGCAAAGGACGGAAGAAGCAAATAATTTGAGATTGCTTGCTACAAGCAAGGGTTTGGAACCTGATTGCATGACATATGAAATTTTGGTTACTGGGTATGCAGGAGAGGGCAGTCAAAAGGAAGGAGAGTTAGTGGTGGATGAAATGTTGGATAGGGGGTTTATACCTGATCTTGCCTCTTATAACAGGTTGATGGATGAGCTATCTAAGCGTCAACGCTCTGCATGCCTTCGACTCAACAAATTTGGCCGCTGA